A window of the Besnoitia besnoiti strain Bb-Ger1 chromosome VI, whole genome shotgun sequence genome harbors these coding sequences:
- a CDS encoding hypothetical protein (encoded by transcript BESB_066370), translating into MSRADFDERWVLLLSFQRVLEELEDENGETQARREPPELFAASRGTSPAYLKGRKQNGDAHSSREKKLEEGETARHGVEHGEERGEREDGGGEEGAARGDETDDERSSQERSSGVYLEQLRAFCDSLGCCFSIDELELCLATALPPTRCRDSIASSPRPAHATSFADRPRCHSSAPTATASFLPSCLPSAHAPADTRQNVCRHRHSLFSAFPPSTLRDSRTPALFRLLSRLSPAVLRTRFLSLSSLLRQHANSLCFSTQGAAIPCRSSLLHSLDSALPAGLAAAHENAAKLHGSSEARESPACRLGGERASAELDQGGQPGKKSLTAHRRNAAETRGEAGTPGARACSDSARVSASGGNAGNSEAPGLEGERQPQRLQEEVVRVGGGGGSLPPSPEKNGLNEKVISVSQVPEARADVATGDGCSCKSPLDVSDNTDDEQELSPLRRGAVRGAGVPSRVLEGRGHSVLVGAVLLFNCEEVFFCEPRILSLFTRDHWRGMRPPERHERPSASPAALSLSSPSPSRPAEATRPRARAGPGLERVSEVEAEGRHQASEKAAAEGMQRPNCLKCRCSAARFLGASHRAASQSGVLCRPASTRAAVKDLRGDGGALASSLRRRFVENAEAEERITFCLRLRRLCEGGGNGAQGSARACRRRDGGGERRCLAERANDERACGSEREDDAASDRGPPAKETERLERGFEREAGEKATCEQGEGNAAQAGVGVLQKGAAHEQEEGRAEEGGGLGETARKKTGAGHCEAGARRENKVTEIRGRSEERLRTQGVVDVCRVGARREGACCRTLEKVIPCAIRVRQGLLQLDASSCVLFPLQAAAVACEPEIGLPRARENSRPTVREPRGAESCDTATRSQGEEQGNLSQWTFPNAEGGHARVAASSSLGRSSSPANSALPSNSSPSSSPRLGAAASLHSASTAFSSPPPASSRRLTSSAASRRFSLLSAPDASVAAPRPAFASIGGACRASPRWSVCGEVAYVSPLLQWRADACVSASQLEPLGRKPAGGNRGEGGRRSCHAECREATEVHRRGSRAESPEARRHHNGKGEGLPRRESGEHAGTAPPACEKEQEKNALDAAADGSDGAQRGRPSGGSCAVSGQGALEAERGVETRRGDSSNPRSRSRFLRRSLDGQAFLLARIRLLCRGDPSPAEASRGHLNAPLPSCDAAQLAAEIVVCFRGLAGSLHQHALGAGRRVICTALKRGRLSAGFEWHPPACGNFPVAESAAPASQAEARTREKSEPMESATGVESGWRGGTGGGGRGLKKARSGRAGVFSEALSAARQPAAEFLLAQLARLSLRVDGGVWLCLVSPPSPAFLLSPPCSLSAFWLAFSGSWGDAGRLISAAARLPRLRSASPPPCQTSQSHPLAFLGPGSRLRLSRQHLLSRLVGQSASIIRWRLRCLRDEEDAAAADAEDELGGLREAGDLTRVCFSGSRTAERGFGDYFLPLALVSCGDGGVEATVPRALPSAAFSPSPSPPSAPAASPSGSPCLLEGYPEVFPPSARLVACAEILQRYRAEGDLRLQMTLDDELYDACLSAAQLADSRPVRSACDSCYASPSPSSPRAPARSSSPSAPPGRALPAAPVELRAGERRLCMQGGWEVGVGAGDSELEASGASSLKGRARGSAQNAETPHQGEMALKKRRQTGEEEAAHVPHEEADKHATAKRRKSGNERQRTRSASPCAASTDLIELLPGAADSRVSPRKPVLSRLCVRHALAAQEALRKFPLAWLTASPRATVLLPLSVLAETWDLESSREKISRSPVAATASPPPRLPRSVACGFPSLAAAISLARDSGSPPSLPSLAAPLSSRPPSLALPFVSLSDELLLLPHLATCSLTGRSLSQRDLTAPWRPLAPAECKELAATPALSSLARHPGARGEPNRRLASGRICAASSSLSPSGDDAELAEAFSLALFAIGLRGARAAPLAASQLTPSAPSEPPEAVGRPFAVRGDFTADACSRRELSRCCPFPPLSGSDASWPQPTSSTTSSRRADEQPLLCPLSSYSQPPARCLCADVLRRLLLLQWSEAVKPSLRLFSAVLASGGCRSAYIRRTGADGAAQETSAASRLSAAARERREGVVAETELRGGRGCGDAGDAGDADAEEAKARRAPGRGDDGFVACLARVLREAEAFPGFLGERYLSEAVAALQAEEEREAAEDGGREKKTQSRRASLRLARLRRLPAPAPPYRPLQTWLLAKKPRLECSSTGRGEAEEGETSGCMRDSTQQRGDKTPTGAVSEASTRAANADRKEDLAGGSSRIPLLSSAPRASSLELPTVERRAHPRSMSAKLQSHRVLRGRPKSYGADSRLLRRLVGIHFLFPRA; encoded by the exons atGTCGCGCGCGGATTTCGATGAGCGGTGGGTTCTTCTGCTCTCCTTCCAGCGAGTTTTGGAGGAACTTGAGGACGAGAatggagagacgcaggcccggcgcgagccgcctgAATTGTTTGCGGCTTCGCGTGGAACTTCGCCGGCATACCTGAAGGGGAGAAAACAAAATGGCGACGCGCACTCGAGCAGGGAGAAAAagctcgaggaaggcgagactgCGCGGCATGGAGTTGAGCATGGAGAAGaacgaggcgagagagaagacggcggaggtgAGGAAGGAGCCgcaagaggagacgagaccGATGACGAGAGGAGCTCTCaggagcgcagcagcggggTCTACCTCGAGCAGCTTCGCGCGTTCTGTGACAGCCTCGGTTGCTGCTTTTCCATCGATGAGCTGGAGTTGTGTCTGGCGACTGCGTTGCCTCCTACGCGTTGTCGTGACTCgatcgcttcttcgccgcgtcctgcgcacgcgacgTCTTTCGCTGACCGCCCGCGCTGTCATTCCTCGGCGCCTACAGCAACGGCGTCGTTCCTGCCTTCTTGCCTAccttctgcgcatgcgcccgccGATACGCGGCAGAATGTCTGTCGACACCGCCACAgtcttttctctgctttccCGCCCTCAACGCTGCGGGACTCTCGCACGCCGGCGCTTTTTCGCCTCCTTTCGCGACTTTCGCCCGCCGTTCTGCGCACCCGCTTTCTTTCGCTATCGAGTCTTCTCCGCCAGCACGCGAACTCGCTCTGCTTCAGcacgcagggcgccgcgatCCCCTGTcgttcctctcttctgcatTCGCTCGACTCCGCGCTTCCTGCGGGGCTTGCAGCGGCACACGAGAATGCGGCGAAACTCCACGGCAGCAGTGAAGCGCGCGAGAGTCCTGCGTGCAGGCTTggtggagagagagcgagcgcagagCTAGATCAAGGCGGACAGCCAGGCAAAAAATCGTTGACAGCACACCGGCGaaacgcagcggagacaaggggcgaggcgggcacccccggcgcgagggcctgcagcgacTCAGCGCGAGtcagcgcgagcggcgggaaCGCTGGAAACAGTGAGGCACCAGGGTTggagggcgagcgacagcCACAACGACTTCAAGAAGAGGTGGTTCGGgtaggaggcggcggaggcagccttccgccttcgccggagAAGAATGGACTCAACGAGAAGGTGATCTCAGTTTCTCAGGTgccggaggcccgcgccgacGTTGCCACAGGGGACGGCTGTAGCTGCAAGAGCCCGCTGGACGTATCGGACAACACAGACGACGAGCAAGagctctcgcctctgcggcggggtgctgtgcgaggcgccggcgtgccCTCCCGGGTTTTAGAAGGTCGCGGTCACTCGGTCCTCGTAGGAGCCGTTTTGCTCTTCAATTGCGAAGAAGTCTTCTTCTGCGAACCGCGGATCTTGTCGCTCTTCACTCGGGACCACTGGAGAGGCATGAGGCCTCCTGAACGCCACGAGCGGCCTTCGGCATCTCCCGCGGCGCTttcgctctcgtcgccttcaccctcgcggcctgcggaggctacgaggcctcgcgcgagggCAGGGCCAGGCTTGGAGAGAGTTTCAGAAGTCGAGGCGGAGGGACGGCACCAAGCCAGCGAgaaggccgctgcggaggggaTGCAGAGGCCGAACTGTTTGAAGTGTCGGTGCAGCGCTGCTCGGTTTTTGGGCGCTTCGCATCGAGCCGCTTCGCAATCGGGAGTCTTATGCAGGCCGGCGTCGACGAGGGCAGCGGTGAAGGACCTGAGAGGCGA CGGAggggcgctggcgagctCGCTGAGGCGTCGCTTCGTCGAAAATGCCGAAGCTGAAGAGCGAATCACGttctgcctgcgccttcgccggttGTGTGAGGGGGGAGGGAACGGGGCGCAAGGCAGCGCCAgagcctgcagacgccgagacggaggtggcgagcggcggtgccttgcagagagagcgaacgACGAGAGGGCCTGcgggagcgagagagaagacgacgcagcgagcgacagaGGCCCGCCAGCCaaggagacggagaggcTGGAGAGGGGATTCGAACGAGAGGCGGGCGAAAAGGCAACGTGCGAGCAGGGAGAAGGAAACGCCGCGCAAGCAGGCGTCGGCGTGCTGCAAAAAGGCGCCGCCCATGAACAGGAGGAAGGACgggcagaggaaggcggaggactCGGGGAAActgcgagaaagaagacaggAGCTGGACACTGcgaagcgggcgcgcggcgggaaAACAAAGTGACTGAAATCAGAGGCCGCAGTGAAGAGCGACTGCGCACGCAAGGCGTCGTCGACGTCTGCCGTGTGGGAGCGCGAAGGGAAGGTGCATGCTGCAGGACCTTGGAAAAAGTCATCCCGTGCGCGATTCGCGTTCGACAGGGCCTGTTGCAGCTCGACGCGTCGTCCTGCGTGCTCTTCCCTCTCCAGGCAGCCGCAGTCGCCTGCGAGCCAGAGATAGGTctcccgcgggcgagggAAAACAGCAGACCAACTGTGagagagcctcgcggcgcagaatCATGCGACACCGCGACGCGCTCGCAGGGCGAGGAACAGGGCAACCTCTCCCAATGGACGTTTCCcaacgcagagggaggccACGCGCGTGTGgctgcttcgtcgtctcttGGCcgttcctcgtcgcctgcaaACAGTGCTCTTCCTTCGaactcgtcgccgtcctcttcgcctcgcctgggcgctgcggcttcgcttCATTCTGCCTCAACTGCTTTCTCTtcccctccgccggcgtcttctAGGCGCCTCACctcgtccgcagcctcgcgccgttTTTCACTGCTCTCTGCTCCAGATGCTTcagtcgcggcgcctcgccctgcgttcgcctcgattggcggcgcctgccgcgcgtctccgcgttgGTCCGTGTGCGGCGAAGTCGCTTACGTGAGCCCTCTCCTCCAGTGGCGCGCGgatgcctgcgtctccgcgtctcagTTGGAACCTCTTGGCAGGAAACCTGCAGGCGGCaaccgcggcgaaggaggccggCGCTCTTGTCACGCCGAGTGCCGCGAAGCGACGGAGGTGCATCGCCGAGGGAGCCGCGCCGAGAGcccagaggcgcgcaggcatcACAATGGAAAGGGAGAAGGTCtgccgcgccgagagagcgGGGAGCACGCCGGCACAGCTCCGCCCGCCTGTGAGAAGGagcaagaaaaaaacgcgctcgacgcagcagctgacgGGTCTGACGGCGCCCAGAGAGGGAGACCGAGCGGCGGGAGCTGCGCGGTTTCAGGTCAAGGAGCCCTCGAGGCAGAGCGCGGAGTAGaaacgcggcgcggagactcgtCGAATCCCCGAAGCCGCAGTCGctttctccgccgctcgctggaCGGGCAAGCCTTCCTTCTCGCACGCATCAGACTCTTGTGTCGAGGAGATCCGAGccctgcggaggcgtcgcgtgGGCACCTCaacgcgcctctgccttcgtgCGATGCCGCtcagctcgcggcggaaaTCGTCGTTTGCTTTCGGGGGCTCGCGGGTTCGCTGCACCAGCACGCCCTCGGCGCAGGTCGCCGTGTGATTTGCACCGCCctgaagagagggaggctgTCCGCGGGATTCGAGTGGCACCCGCCTGCCTGTGGAAACTTCCCTGTCGCCGAatccgcagcgcctgcatcTCAGGCTGAGGCAcggacgcgcgagaagagcgagccGATGGAGTCTGCTACAGGCGTCGAGAGCGGATGGAGAGGAGGGacagggggaggagggagaggcttGAAGAAAGCGCGGAGTGGACGCGCCG GCGTATTCTCCGAGGCGCTCTCCGCAGCCCGCCAGCCGGCCGCTGAGTTCCTTCTCGCTCAGCTGGCTCgactctctctgcgcgttgATGGAGGTGTCTGGCTCTGTCTCGTCTCCCCGCCGTCTccggccttcctcctctctcctccctgttccctctctgccttctggCTCGCCTTTTCGGGCTCTtggggcgacgcagggagactgatttctgcagccgcgcgcctccctcgtctccgctccgCTTCCCCTCCAC CCTGCCAGACGAGCCAGAGTCATCCTCTGGCGTTTCTGGGCCCCGGCTCGCGCCTGAGGCTCTCGCGACAGCAcctcctctcgcggctcgtcGGGCAGAGCGCCTCCATTATTCGGTGGAGGCTGAGATGCCTTCGTGACGAGGAAgatgccgcggcggctgacgcGGAAGATGAATTAggcggcctgcgagaggcaggagacCTCACCAGGGTCTGCTTCAGCGGATCGCGGACTGCAGAACGCGGCTTCGGCGACTATTTCCTCCCGCTCGCTCTAgtcagctgcggcgacggtgGCGTCGAAGCAACAGTCCCCCGCGCCCTTCCCTCTGCCGccttttcgccttcgccctctcctccctccgcgcccgcggcttcgccttctggcTCGCCGTGTCTCCTTGAAGGGTACCCCGAGGTGTTTCCTCCATCCGCGCGActggtcgcctgcgcggaaaTCCTGCAGCGCTaccgcgccgagggcgaccTTCGGCTCCAGATGACGCTTGACGACGAACTGTACGATGCGTGCctttctgctgcgcagctcgccgacTCGCGGCCCGTGCGCAGCGCTTGCGACTCCTGCtacgcttcgccgtcgccttcctctcctcgcgctcccgcgcgttcgtcctcgccttctgcgccgccagggCGCGCGTTGCCGGCAGCCCCAGTCGAGCTTCGTGCTGGAGAAAGACGGCTCTGCATGCAAGGCGGCTGGGAGgtgggcgtcggcgccggcgactccGAACTCGAAGCCAGTGGCGCGTCGAGCCTCAAagggcgcgctcgcggctctgcgcagaacgcggagacgccgcaccAAGGAGAGATGGCattgaagaagaggaggcagactggagaggaagaagcggcacATGTCCCacacgaggaagcagacaagcacgcgacggcgaagagaagaaagagcggcaacgagcgccagcgcacgcgcagcgcgtctccCTGTGCTGCATCTACAGATCTGATAGAGCTTTTGCCGGGTGCCGCGGATTCTCGCGTTTCCCCGAGGAAGCCTGTCCTCTCGAGACTGTGCGTCCGCCACGCTTTGGCAGCTCAGGAGGCTCTGAGAAAGTTTCCCCTTGCCTGGCTCACCGCATCCCCCAGGGCGACagtgcttcttcctctttctgtGCTCGCCGAGACCTGGGACTTGGAGTCCTCGCGCGAGAAAATCAGTCGATCACCAGTCGCTGCGAcggcctctcctccgccgcgcctgcctcgctctgTTGCCTGCGGCTTCCCTTCGCTTGCGGCAGCGATCTCGTTAGCTCGTGACTcgggctcgcctccttcattgccctctctcgccgcgccgctgtcgtctcggccgccctccctcgcgctgccctttgtctcgctctctgacgagctgcttcttcttccgcaccTTGCCACCTGCAGTTTGACAGGGCGCAGTCTATCGCAGCGCGATCTGACTGCGCCGTggaggcctctcgcgcccgcggag TGTAAAGAGCTagcagcgacgcctgcgctgtCCTCGCTGGCGCGACATCCaggtgcgcgcggcgagcccaACAGGCGGCTGGCTAGCGGGAGGAtctgcgcagcctcttcCAGCCTTTCGCCCTCTGGCGATGACGCAGAGCTGGCTGaagccttctctctcgcgctcttcgcgatCGGCCTCCGGggagcacgcgccgcgccgctcgccgcctcccagCTGACGCCTTCAGCGCCAAGCGAACCACCGGAGGCCGTGGGGCGTCCATTCGCTGTGAGAGGGGACTTTACGGCTGACGCCTGTTCGCGGCGTGAACTGTCCCGGTGCTGTCccttccctcctctctcagGTTCAGATGCCTCGTGGCCGCAGCCCACCAGCTCCACtacctcctcgcgccgcgctgacGAGCAGCCCCTGctctgtcctctctcctcctattcgcagcctcctgcgcgctgcctctgcgccgacgTCCTGCGCCGGCTTCTGCTCCTCCAGTGGAGCGAAGCCGTGAAGCCGTCCCTCAGGCTTTTCTCCGCAGtcctcgccagcggcgggTGTCGTTCGGCTTATATTCGGAGAACGGGCGCCGATGGCGCGGCGCAAGAGAcctcggccgcctcgcgtctctccgccgccgcgagagaaaggcgagaggGCGTCGTTGCGGAGACGGAGTTGCGTGGCGGCAGGGGATGCGGGGATGCGGGAGatgcaggagacgcagatgcCGAAGAGGCCAaggcgcgacgggcgccaGGGAGGGGGGACGACGGGTTTGTCGCCTGCTTGGCGCGTGTactgcgcgaggcggaggccttcCCCGGCTTTCTCGGAGAGCGGTACCTGAGTGaagcggtcgcggcgctgcaggcggaagaagagcgagaagccgccgaggacggcggacgagagaaaaaaacacaaaGTCGCCGGGCCTCTCTCCGGTtggcgcgccttcggcggctgccggctcctgcgccgccgtatAGACCGCTGCAGACGTGGCTGctcgcgaagaagccgagacTCGAGTGCAGCTCgacagggagaggagaggcggaagaaggagagactTCAGGCTGCATGCGTGACAGCACGCAGCAGAGGGGTGATAAGACGCCGACGGGGGCAGTATCAGAAGCATCTACGCGAGCCGCAAACGCGGACAGGAAAGAAGACCTCGCCGGTGGCAGCTCTCGCATACCCTtgctctccagcgcgccgcgcgcgagctcgctgGAGCTTCCTACTGTTGAAAGGCGGGCGCATCCGCGGAGCATGTCCGCAAAGCTCCAATCTCATCGGGTGCTGCGGGGGAGGCCAAAGAGCTACGGCGCCGACAGCCGCCTTCTGAGGCGTCTCGTCGGAATCCACTTCCTCTTCCCGCGCGCCTGA
- a CDS encoding putative TIM14 protein (encoded by transcript BESB_066350), with amino-acid sequence MWPMICLLVGGAAFAARRGLREAAVWQAARKAAAEKAGEKGGEAAKGMPGDFSETLRQWTEKAGNLGSYWKAFSRDLRGFENPMTQAEAYQILRLNAAASREKILQTHKQLMLKNHPDNGGSTYMATKVNEAKEKLLKGGR; translated from the exons ATGTGGCCTATGATCTGTCTTCtcgtgggcggcgcggcgttcgcggcgcgccgcgggctgcgcgaggctgcggtgtggcaggccgcgcggaaagctgcggcggagaaggctggggagaagggcggcgaagctgcgaAGGGGATGCCTGGCGACTTCAGCGAGACGCTGAGGCAGTGGACTGAGAAGGCTGGCAACCTAGGCAGCTACTGGaaggccttctcgcgcgactTGCGCGGATTCGAGAACCCGATGACCCAAGCTGAAGCGTACCAGATCTTGCGACTAAA tgcggcggcgtcgagggAGAAGATCTTGCAAACTCACAAGCAGCTCATGCTCAAGAATCACCCCGACAACGGAG GCTCTACCTACATGGCGACGAAGGTGAACGAGGCGAAAGAAAAGTTGCTGAAGGGCGGCCGCTAA
- a CDS encoding putative cytochrome c oxidase assembly protein COX11 protein (encoded by transcript BESB_066360) has protein sequence MEALPRTSGGLALRLRASAASTSASAGLSQACLLASALRAMSSLPVARLVKAAEAMKRDGVLRSLRCVRFAQTFSGAPSRASSFCASSAPSQPRLQPTSLLYPVFSSSPAFPLTCPLWFPPYAPPARLMRLQAAAGLPVCRAARSVSLSPSASTAARAAPRVPDPSPLLFASPHTAAFSTWRYSRVGGESEARQEREARRRWAVLGGCLYFLLMSVAFAFVPLYEAFCQSTGYGGYVQIRTPHGKKNGEEEDDLVPTRERSGKDDEVLLEIDFASHCNVPWEFEPLQKRVIVAPGESALAFYRARNKLDKPVIGISLYNVMPPEAGIYFNKIQCFCFEEQMLNPRRAFYSSLCSSSGLCLSLQTRRLTCRFFFFIDPDILDDPRLEQMKRITLSYVFNESDANIPDDYKHLSVAKPTDKKPPLVEV, from the exons ATGGAGGCTTTGCCCAGGACATCCGGAGGGCTTGCTTtgcggcttcgcgcctccgctgcctcgacATCTGCTTCCGCCGGCCTCTCGCAGGCCTGTCTCCTGGCGTCTGCTCTTCGGGCGATGTCTTCTCTCCCCGTCGCACGGCTCGTGAAAGCCGCCGAAGCGATGAAACGCGACGGCGTTCTGcgttctctgcgctgcgtgcgTTTCGCTCAGACCTTTTCTGGGGCTCCatcccgcgcctcgtctttctGCGCGAGCTCGGCGCCATCTCAGCCTCGACTCCAACCCACCTCCTTGCTCTATCCcgtcttttcttcctcgcctgcttTTCCGCTGACCTGCCCGCTTTGGTTTCCCCCCTATGCTCCCCCAGCCCGTCTcatgcgcctgcaggcggccgcgggtctgcccgtctgtcgcgccgctcgttctgtttctctctctccctctgcgtcgacggctgctcgcgccgcgccgcgcgtgcctgacccttcgcctctgcttttcgcgtctcctcACACTGCGGCCTTTTCGACATGGCGCTactcgcgcgtcggcggagaatctgaggcgcggcaggagcgcgaggcgcggcgccgctgggctGTCCTGGGGGGCTGTCTCTACTTCCTTTTGATgagcgtcgccttcgcattCGTGCCGCTGTACGAGGCCTTCTGCCAAAGCACCGGATACGGCGGATATGTGCAAATTCGCACGCCTCACGGGAAGAAaaacggagaggaagaggacgaccTCGTGCCCACGCGGGAGCGCTCGGGCAAGGACGACGAAG TTCTGTTGGAGATCGACTTCGCCTCGCACTGCAACGTGCCGTGGGAGTTCGAgcctctgcagaagcgcGTGATTGTAGCGCCTGGCGAATCTGCGTTGGCGTTTTATCGCGCCCGCAACAAACTTGACAAACCAGTCATCG GCATTTCTCTTTACAACGTGATGCCGCCTGAGGCCGGAATTTACTTCAATAAAATCCAGTGTTTCTGCTTCGAAGAGCAGATGCTCAATCCCC GTCGCGCGTTCTATTCGTCTCTTTGTTCTTCTTCTGGActctgtctttctctgcagacgaggaggttGACATGccggtttttttttttcattgATCCAGACATCCTCGACGATCCCCGTCTGG AACAAATGAAGAGAATCACGCTATCCTACGTGTTCAACGAGTCTGACGCCAACATCCCAGACGACTACAAACACCTCTCTGTCG CGAAACCGACAGACAAGAAGCCCCCTCTGGTGGAAGTCTAa
- a CDS encoding ubiquitin-conjugating enzyme subfamily protein (encoded by transcript BESB_066340): MTNIARELLKKQFLELSRDCPSGCSVGLDDEAGGDFFVWRVCFEGPPDTLYEGGIFNAALRFPPDFPNHPPEMKFLQDMWHPNIYPDGRVCISILHPPGDDVFNEQEKAEERWRPILGVEAILLSVISMLGEPNLESPANIDAAVQYKKDLPEYKKRVRALTRKSVEG; this comes from the exons ATGACAAACATCGCTAGAGAACTTCTCAAAAAGCAGTTTCTCG AGTTGAGTCGAGACTGTccgagcggctgcagcgtcggcttggacgacgaggccggcggcgacttCTTCGTGTGGCGTGTCTGCTTCGAAGGCCCTCCCGACACGCTCTACGAAGGCGGCATTTTCAACGCCGCGCTCAGGTTTCCGCCAGACTTCCCCAATCACCCGCCAGAGATGAAATTTCTGCAAGACATGTGGCACCCCAACA TTTACCCCGACGGGCGAGTCTGCATCAGCATTCTCCATCCGCCGGGAGACGACGTCTTCAACGAGCAAGAGAAGGCCGAAGAACGCTGGCGACCCATCCTAGGCGTGGAAGCcattctcctctctgtcaTTTCCATGCTCGGCGAACCGAACCTCGAGTCGCCCGCAAACATCGACGCAGCG GTTCAGTACAAGAAGGATTTGCCTGAATACAAGAAGCGAGTGCGCGCCTTGACTCGGAAGAGCGTCGAAGGCTGA